One genomic region from Nymphaea colorata isolate Beijing-Zhang1983 chromosome 12, ASM883128v2, whole genome shotgun sequence encodes:
- the LOC116266343 gene encoding uncharacterized protein LOC116266343 has protein sequence MAEDLFSDLPPPSATLQRNTDESTIGGTLTKKDNAAPLNPPPPPVQRILKGALKKQKPSESSQEQAPQKRLRFKTTVDASETQIIEAMQKIAAHIRNPSKFGKASKLALQLVQAGSVKPGTADQFFSILEAAMSTTTACTDPSLRADYSLLFSSIQDIAKFFNTQQKNQLTTWTLRAVVANDLNTDDSFVFSKAAGRVKEAISSLPFASEEDDIEEATALTSANHQEETPEDERVGKASKNDEIETMQEDPFGLDELLPSGTKRVEKRKEKKDAMVRVKKAEDEHKRFLTAQREALILCLDIAARRYKTPWAQTVIDILVKHAFDNIGRFTAQQRDAIEKLWTSIREQMTHRKQGKSVTGKLDMNAFEMLQEKYANEKISIRHAVGGGGDRRAEQWLG, from the exons ATGGCGGAAGACCTCTTTTCCGATCTCCCACCGCCCTCTGCCACTCTCCAACGGAACACCGACGAGTCGACCATTGGCGGAACGTTGACCAAGAAGGACAACGCTGCGCCTCTTAATCCGCCTCCTCCCCCCGTTCAGCGCATCCTCAAGGGCGCTCTCAAGAAGCAGAAACCCTCTGAATCATCTCAGGAGCAAG CTCCACAAAAACGTTTAAGATTTAAAACAACTGTAGATGCTTCTGAAACACAAATAATTGAAGCCATGCAAAAGATAGCAGCACATATAAGAAATCCTAGCAAGTTTGGTAAAGCATCAAAGCTTGCACTGCAACTGGTTCAAGCTGGCAGTGTGAAGCCTGGAACTGCAGATCAGTTTTTCAGTATACTAGAAGCTGCAATGTCTACGACTACAGCATGTACAGATCCTTCGTTGAGAGCAGATTATAGCTTGTTATTCTCCTCTATTCAAGATATTGCTAAG TTCTTCAATACGCAGCAGAAGAATCAGCTGACTACATGGACTCTTAGAGCAGTTGTTGCAAATGATTTGAATACAGATGATAGTTTTGTG TTCTCAAAGGCAGCTGGTCGGGTAAAGGAGGCCATATCTAGTCTTCCATTTGCTAGTGAGGAGGATGATATTGAAGAAGCGACAGCTTTAACTAGTGCCAACCATCAAGAAGAAACTCCGGAGGATGAAAGGGTGGGAAAGGCctcaaaaaatgatgaaatagaAACTATGCAAGAGGACCCCTTTGGATTGGATGAATTGCTTCCTTCCGGCACAAAGAGAGTTGAAAAGCGTAAAGAGAAGAAAGATGCGATGGTTAGAGTGAAGAAAGCAGAAGATGAGCATAAAAGGTTTCTAACGGCACAAAGAGAAGCTCTAATTCTGTGCTTAGACATTGCTGCCCGTCGCTATAAAACACCATG GGCCCAAACTGTGATTGATATCTTGGTGAAACATGCTTTTGACAACATTGGTAGATTTACTGCACAACAAAGGGATGCAATTGAGAAGCTTTGGACGTCCATCCGTGAACAGATGACACATAGAAAGCAAGGCAAATCAGTTACAGGAAAACTAGACATGAATGCCTTTGAGATGCTTCAGGAGAAGTATGCCAATGAAAAGATCAGCATTCGTCATGCAGTTGGAGGAGGCGGGGATCGACGAGCAGAACAATGGCTGGGCTAA